The proteins below are encoded in one region of Microvirga ossetica:
- a CDS encoding heavy metal translocating P-type ATPase — MPVADKLSSLPVSTSQTLGIPISGMTCASCVGRVEKAIRAVEGVQSVAVNLATERAQVTATPGIKPEAVLKAIRNAGYEPREENADLSVHGMSCASCVGRVERALNAVPGVLGASVNLATERAHVRYAGGTDVLAAVIAAAEKAGYPAEPVRTDAAQGDREQEARAAEITRLQRSLIVAAIATLPLLVFEMGSHLIEELHHFLAGNIGEDNIKLICFVLATVVQFGPGRIFYVKGWPALLRGAPDMNSLVMLGTSTAYGYSVVSTFAPSVLPIGMDYTYYEAGAVIVTLILLGRFFEARAKGRTGDAIRRLMTLQAKTARVIKDGQEQDVPVDVVRVGDIVVVRPGERVPVDGEVISGSSFVDESMITGEPIPAQKDVGASVVGGTVNKTGAFQFRAAKVGRDTVLAQIVRTVEAAQGAKLPIQAIVDKVTMWFVPVVMALAVVTFLVWLAFGPEPALSFALVNAVAVLIIACPCAMGLATPTSIMVGTGKAAELGILFRRGEALQALRNTKVIALDKTGTLTKGRPELTDLQAAAGFTENDVLTLVASVETRSEHPIAEAIVAEAHRRGLALVEPQTFEGKPGFGVVAKVGGREVVVGADRLMVQRGHDLSTFAATAERLAGHGKSPLYAAVDGRLAAIIAVSDPIKETTPAALEALRGLGLRIVMITGDNRRTADAIARTLGVDEVVAEVLPTDKADVVKRLQSGGATVAFVGDGINDAPALAQADVGLAIGTGTDIAIESADVVLMSGDLRNVPNAIALSQATIRNIGQNLFWAFGYNAVLIPVAAGALYPTFGILLSPMVAGLAMALSSVSVLSNALRLRSFSPPVKTGEERRVVLRPVPAE, encoded by the coding sequence ATGCCCGTGGCGGACAAGCTGTCATCCCTCCCTGTCTCGACCTCGCAAACCCTAGGCATTCCCATTTCGGGAATGACCTGTGCCTCGTGCGTGGGACGCGTGGAAAAAGCCATCCGCGCCGTCGAGGGCGTCCAGAGCGTTGCGGTTAATCTCGCCACTGAGCGGGCCCAAGTGACCGCAACGCCAGGCATCAAGCCCGAGGCTGTCTTGAAGGCCATCCGGAACGCGGGCTACGAACCGCGCGAGGAGAACGCTGACCTGTCGGTTCATGGGATGTCATGCGCGTCCTGCGTTGGGCGCGTCGAGCGCGCTCTGAACGCAGTGCCGGGCGTGCTGGGAGCGTCCGTTAATCTCGCAACGGAGCGGGCGCATGTCCGCTACGCGGGTGGCACCGACGTGCTGGCCGCTGTTATCGCGGCGGCCGAGAAGGCCGGTTATCCCGCCGAGCCGGTCCGCACCGACGCCGCTCAAGGCGACCGGGAACAGGAAGCCCGCGCCGCCGAAATCACGCGTTTGCAGCGCTCTCTCATCGTGGCCGCCATCGCGACCCTCCCACTGCTCGTCTTTGAGATGGGCTCGCATCTGATTGAGGAACTACACCACTTCCTGGCCGGCAACATCGGCGAGGACAACATCAAGCTCATCTGCTTCGTCCTCGCCACTGTCGTTCAGTTCGGTCCTGGACGCATCTTCTATGTGAAGGGCTGGCCCGCGCTGCTGCGCGGGGCTCCGGACATGAACTCCCTGGTCATGCTGGGCACCAGCACAGCCTACGGCTACTCCGTGGTCTCGACCTTCGCACCTTCCGTGCTGCCGATCGGCATGGACTACACCTACTACGAGGCCGGTGCGGTCATCGTCACCCTGATCCTGCTCGGGCGCTTCTTCGAAGCGCGGGCGAAAGGCCGCACCGGCGATGCCATCCGGCGTCTCATGACCCTGCAGGCCAAGACCGCGCGAGTGATCAAAGATGGCCAGGAGCAGGACGTGCCGGTCGATGTCGTTCGCGTGGGCGACATCGTGGTGGTTCGCCCGGGAGAGCGCGTGCCGGTGGATGGCGAAGTGATCTCCGGCTCTTCTTTCGTGGACGAGTCCATGATCACCGGTGAGCCCATCCCGGCCCAGAAGGATGTCGGCGCCAGCGTCGTCGGCGGCACGGTCAACAAGACCGGCGCGTTCCAGTTCCGAGCCGCGAAGGTGGGCCGCGATACGGTGCTGGCCCAGATCGTGCGCACCGTCGAGGCCGCACAAGGCGCCAAGTTGCCGATCCAGGCCATCGTCGACAAGGTGACGATGTGGTTCGTCCCGGTGGTCATGGCGCTGGCCGTCGTCACCTTCCTGGTCTGGCTTGCTTTCGGTCCTGAGCCGGCTCTCAGCTTCGCGCTGGTCAACGCGGTTGCCGTCCTGATCATCGCCTGCCCCTGCGCCATGGGGCTGGCGACACCAACCTCGATCATGGTGGGTACCGGCAAGGCCGCGGAGTTGGGCATCCTGTTCCGCCGAGGCGAGGCCCTTCAGGCCCTGCGCAACACGAAGGTGATTGCCCTCGACAAGACCGGGACCCTCACCAAGGGCCGTCCGGAGCTGACGGACCTTCAGGCGGCCGCTGGCTTCACCGAGAACGACGTGCTGACGCTTGTCGCCTCCGTGGAGACCCGCTCCGAGCACCCCATTGCCGAGGCGATCGTCGCCGAGGCACATCGGCGTGGCCTTGCTCTCGTCGAGCCCCAAACCTTCGAGGGCAAGCCCGGCTTCGGCGTCGTGGCGAAAGTCGGCGGACGCGAGGTGGTGGTCGGCGCGGATCGGCTCATGGTTCAGCGCGGGCACGACCTCAGCACCTTTGCCGCAACGGCGGAGCGGTTGGCCGGGCACGGCAAGTCGCCTCTCTACGCGGCTGTGGATGGGCGCCTTGCTGCCATCATCGCCGTGTCCGATCCCATCAAGGAGACCACCCCGGCGGCCCTTGAGGCGCTCCGCGGGCTTGGTCTGCGGATCGTCATGATCACCGGCGACAACCGCCGCACGGCTGATGCTATCGCCCGGACCTTGGGCGTGGACGAAGTCGTCGCCGAGGTGCTGCCGACCGATAAGGCTGATGTGGTCAAGCGCCTGCAGAGCGGCGGCGCGACGGTCGCCTTCGTGGGCGACGGCATCAACGATGCGCCTGCGCTCGCGCAGGCTGATGTGGGCCTCGCCATCGGCACCGGCACCGACATCGCCATCGAAAGTGCGGATGTGGTGCTCATGTCGGGCGACCTGCGCAACGTGCCCAACGCCATCGCCCTCTCGCAGGCGACGATCCGCAACATCGGACAGAACCTGTTCTGGGCCTTCGGCTACAACGCCGTGCTGATCCCTGTGGCCGCAGGGGCGCTCTATCCCACCTTTGGGATTCTGCTCTCCCCAATGGTGGCGGGCCTTGCCATGGCGCTCTCCAGCGTGAGCGTGCTCAGCAACGCCCTGCGCTTGCGCAGCTTCTCCCCGCCGGTGAAGACCGGGGAGGAGCGGCGGGTGGTCTTGCGCCCAGTGCCGGCAGAGTGA
- a CDS encoding heavy-metal-associated domain-containing protein, producing MCSSHQHSNDQVSTAATSAGLSVRVEDMTCGHCAGTIKSAIESSIPGTKVTADPEARLVSVEGAADLAEISNIITVAGYTPTPAHA from the coding sequence ATGTGCAGCAGCCATCAGCATTCCAACGACCAAGTTTCTACGGCCGCGACCAGCGCTGGCCTGTCCGTCCGGGTTGAAGACATGACCTGCGGCCACTGCGCTGGAACGATCAAGAGCGCCATTGAGAGCTCGATCCCAGGCACGAAGGTGACGGCCGATCCGGAGGCCCGCCTCGTCTCCGTCGAGGGCGCCGCCGATCTGGCCGAGATCAGCAACATCATTACGGTCGCTGGCTACACTCCGACCCCGGCTCACGCCTGA
- a CDS encoding MerR family transcriptional regulator yields the protein MPERTFSIGHVSSVTGCKVETIRFYEGIGLLPEPERTQGNQRRYLNRHINRLRFILHARELGLAVDAIRQLISLSENPAAPCEQVDEIARQQLLLVRTKIARLTQLAEELERIVASCSGERIADCRVMEVLADHSHCDHGDGGGRVQTQA from the coding sequence ATGCCGGAGCGAACTTTTTCAATCGGCCATGTCTCGTCGGTGACCGGATGCAAGGTAGAAACGATCCGTTTCTATGAAGGTATCGGCCTGCTGCCTGAACCTGAGCGCACACAAGGCAACCAGCGCCGCTATCTTAACAGGCATATCAACCGCCTGAGATTCATCCTCCATGCGAGGGAGCTAGGCCTGGCTGTTGATGCGATTCGTCAGCTCATCTCGCTCAGCGAAAATCCTGCCGCACCCTGTGAGCAGGTGGATGAAATCGCGCGTCAGCAGCTTCTGTTGGTTCGGACCAAAATCGCGCGGCTCACGCAGTTGGCGGAGGAGTTGGAGCGCATCGTGGCAAGCTGCAGCGGAGAGCGGATCGCGGATTGCCGCGTCATGGAGGTACTGGCCGATCATAGCCACTGCGATCATGGAGATGGGGGTGGCAGGGTTCAGACCCAGGCATAA
- a CDS encoding heavy metal translocating P-type ATPase gives MDCGSCAATIRTAIERLPGVSGISLSVTNETLTLALDETKTKVAEIEKRVSKLGYTPSRVQAKKTAPTSHTHAAHGHDHHDHSACGHDHHGHGQQKHDRGHHHHSHDHGTCGHDHHAAQEHAHDEASPADAQVWKVGGMDCGSCAATIRTALERLPGVSGLKVSITNETLSLILDETRTQSALIESQIRNLGYQPSLLRSASAPAESIAPKGKEKPAPRWWQSPKAQVAATSGLLVVMAYAASVVVPQASYWVFILATVVATAPVAKRAVMAAMAGAPFTIQMLLTIAAIGALFIGAAEEAAIVVFLFAVGEVLEGVAANKARAGIKALGALVPKTAVVEDAGQLREVSAEALQIGQVVLVRPGDRVPADGTVIDGISSVDESPITGESVPKLKEPGAEIFSGSINHDAAIRVRVERTAQDNMIARIIALVEEAQEAKAPTERFIDKFSRIYMPFIVGFSALVAVAPPLLLDGDWASWVYRGLTLLLIGCPCALVISVPAAIASSLSTAARHGLLVKGGAIVESLAKAQVVAFDKTGTLTLGRPFVTDVVPVGSTETEVLALAGAIERESNHPLAQAVAARAEKDGISLVEAANVRALPGRGMEGSVGSETVFIGAPRFAAERAAVDAALARRISDLEEQGKTVAVVVKGRAITGLLAFRDEPRADAQKGLAELKGLGVDVLMLTGDNIRTGQAIGRTLGVNVQAEMMPSDKSETVRKIAQSRHVVMVGDGINDAPALAAAHVGVAMGSGTDVALEAADAALLRNRVIDIATLVRLSRATMANIRQNIGIALGLKAIFLVTTVTGTTGLWMAIVADTGGTVLVTLNALRLLGFFGTWREKTPAQPPQVQVSLKTA, from the coding sequence ATGGATTGCGGCAGCTGCGCTGCGACAATTCGCACCGCCATCGAGCGTCTACCGGGTGTCTCCGGGATTTCCTTGTCCGTCACAAATGAGACGTTGACGCTGGCACTCGACGAGACGAAGACCAAAGTCGCCGAGATCGAGAAGCGCGTGTCCAAGCTTGGCTACACTCCCAGCCGTGTGCAGGCTAAGAAGACGGCTCCAACCTCTCATACTCATGCCGCCCATGGCCATGATCACCACGACCATTCGGCGTGCGGACACGATCATCACGGTCACGGACAGCAGAAGCACGATCGTGGCCACCATCATCATAGCCATGACCATGGCACGTGCGGGCACGACCACCATGCCGCACAAGAGCATGCTCACGATGAAGCGTCACCTGCGGATGCACAGGTCTGGAAAGTCGGCGGCATGGATTGCGGCAGCTGCGCCGCCACGATCCGCACCGCCCTGGAGCGTCTGCCGGGCGTCTCCGGCCTCAAGGTCTCGATCACCAACGAAACCTTGTCGCTGATACTCGACGAAACCAGGACACAAAGCGCCCTCATTGAAAGCCAGATCAGGAATCTAGGCTACCAGCCGAGCCTCCTTCGTAGCGCCTCGGCTCCAGCCGAATCCATCGCTCCGAAGGGTAAGGAAAAGCCCGCCCCGCGCTGGTGGCAAAGTCCGAAGGCTCAAGTCGCCGCGACCTCGGGTCTGCTGGTCGTGATGGCCTATGCGGCAAGCGTGGTGGTGCCGCAGGCATCCTACTGGGTCTTCATTCTCGCGACCGTCGTCGCCACCGCGCCCGTCGCCAAGCGCGCCGTCATGGCGGCCATGGCTGGCGCACCCTTCACGATCCAGATGCTGCTGACCATCGCTGCGATCGGTGCCCTCTTCATCGGCGCTGCGGAAGAGGCCGCCATCGTCGTGTTCCTCTTTGCCGTCGGCGAAGTGCTCGAAGGCGTCGCCGCCAACAAGGCCCGGGCTGGCATCAAGGCGCTTGGCGCCCTTGTGCCCAAGACCGCCGTCGTCGAAGACGCTGGTCAGCTGCGCGAGGTCTCCGCGGAAGCCCTGCAGATTGGGCAGGTCGTCCTGGTGCGGCCCGGCGACCGGGTGCCGGCGGACGGCACGGTGATCGACGGGATCTCGAGCGTGGACGAATCGCCGATCACCGGCGAGTCAGTTCCGAAGCTCAAGGAGCCGGGCGCCGAGATCTTCTCCGGATCGATCAATCACGACGCGGCGATCCGCGTGCGGGTGGAGCGCACGGCGCAGGACAACATGATCGCGCGCATCATCGCTCTGGTCGAAGAGGCTCAGGAAGCGAAGGCGCCGACCGAGCGGTTCATCGACAAGTTCTCCCGGATCTACATGCCTTTCATCGTCGGGTTCTCCGCCCTCGTGGCCGTTGCCCCTCCCCTGCTTCTCGACGGCGACTGGGCGAGCTGGGTCTATCGCGGGCTCACCTTGCTGCTGATCGGCTGCCCCTGCGCCCTCGTCATCTCGGTGCCAGCCGCGATCGCGTCGAGCCTTTCGACCGCGGCTCGCCACGGCCTCCTCGTGAAGGGTGGCGCCATCGTGGAAAGCCTGGCCAAGGCCCAGGTTGTCGCCTTCGACAAGACCGGAACCCTGACCCTGGGCCGCCCGTTCGTGACCGATGTCGTGCCTGTGGGCTCCACGGAAACCGAGGTCCTCGCCCTCGCGGGAGCCATCGAGCGCGAGTCCAACCATCCCCTTGCCCAAGCCGTCGCAGCACGGGCTGAGAAGGACGGGATCTCGCTCGTCGAAGCCGCCAATGTCCGCGCCCTGCCGGGACGAGGCATGGAGGGCTCCGTCGGGTCCGAAACCGTCTTCATCGGAGCGCCGCGTTTTGCCGCCGAGCGCGCCGCCGTCGATGCTGCCTTGGCGCGGCGTATCTCCGACCTGGAAGAGCAGGGTAAGACTGTCGCGGTCGTAGTGAAGGGACGGGCCATCACCGGCCTTCTTGCCTTCCGCGATGAGCCTCGCGCCGACGCACAGAAGGGTCTGGCCGAACTCAAAGGCCTCGGCGTCGACGTCCTCATGCTGACGGGTGACAACATCCGCACCGGTCAGGCTATCGGCCGCACTCTTGGCGTGAACGTCCAGGCCGAGATGATGCCCAGCGACAAGTCCGAAACAGTCCGCAAGATCGCGCAGAGCCGGCATGTTGTGATGGTGGGCGACGGCATCAACGATGCGCCTGCCCTTGCGGCGGCTCACGTTGGCGTCGCCATGGGCTCCGGGACTGATGTGGCTCTGGAGGCTGCGGATGCCGCTTTGTTGCGCAACCGTGTCATCGACATTGCCACCCTCGTTCGCCTCTCCCGGGCCACGATGGCCAATATCCGCCAGAACATCGGCATCGCTCTGGGCCTGAAGGCGATCTTCCTGGTGACGACCGTGACCGGGACAACCGGGCTCTGGATGGCGATCGTGGCCGATACGGGCGGAACGGTTTTGGTCACCTTGAATGCCCTACGCCTCCTCGGCTTCTTTGGCACATGGCGGGAGAAAACTCCCGCCCAGCCGCCGCAGGTGCAGGTGTCGCTCAAGACGGCCTGA
- a CDS encoding GNAT family N-acetyltransferase: protein MANLTYRALGPTDLEEAHALSKAVGWPHRLEDWKFVMQLGSGIGAIEDGRLHGTGCWWPQGDAFATVGMIIVSPELQGRGIGRVLMDRALSNAGERSLVLNATQAGLPLYEKLGFEAVGAVRQHQIAGSRPQDVLVPAGSRLRPLAKDDRPALQRLDTRATGMDRTAALDALLESAVGLVLERDGQVVGFSFFRRFGRGYAIGPTIATGIDDAKALIGSFLNEHHTEFLRVDVPVETGLSEWLSEQGLPKVDEVVTMVRGHKPHRKENGPRVFSLINQALG from the coding sequence ATGGCGAATCTGACCTATCGCGCCCTTGGACCCACAGACCTGGAGGAAGCCCATGCGCTGTCCAAGGCTGTCGGGTGGCCGCACAGGCTGGAAGACTGGAAGTTCGTCATGCAACTCGGATCCGGCATCGGCGCCATTGAGGACGGTCGTCTGCACGGGACCGGGTGCTGGTGGCCCCAGGGCGATGCATTCGCAACCGTGGGGATGATCATCGTTTCGCCCGAGTTGCAGGGCCGCGGCATCGGCCGCGTTCTCATGGACCGCGCCTTGAGCAATGCGGGAGAGCGGTCGCTCGTCCTCAACGCAACGCAGGCAGGCCTGCCGCTCTATGAAAAACTGGGCTTTGAAGCGGTCGGCGCCGTGCGCCAACATCAGATCGCCGGCAGCAGGCCGCAGGACGTCTTGGTTCCCGCAGGGTCCCGGCTGCGCCCGCTGGCCAAAGACGATCGACCTGCGCTCCAACGGCTCGATACCCGTGCTACGGGCATGGATCGAACGGCCGCCCTCGATGCCCTCCTCGAAAGCGCTGTCGGCCTGGTGCTGGAGCGGGATGGACAGGTCGTGGGCTTCTCGTTCTTCCGGCGCTTCGGCCGGGGCTATGCCATTGGCCCGACGATTGCGACCGGAATCGACGACGCCAAGGCGTTGATCGGCTCTTTCCTGAACGAGCACCACACGGAGTTCCTGCGGGTGGATGTCCCGGTGGAGACCGGCCTGTCCGAATGGCTTTCCGAACAGGGCCTGCCGAAGGTCGACGAGGTCGTCACCATGGTACGGGGACACAAGCCTCATCGTAAAGAAAACGGGCCACGCGTCTTTTCCCTAATCAACCAGGCGCTCGGCTGA
- a CDS encoding aminotransferase class III-fold pyridoxal phosphate-dependent enzyme produces MLSNSLVELDRQHLIHPVAPYRVHEARGVTVIASGEGAYVRDAAGNRLLDGFAGLWCVNAGYGQPTIIEAINRQLQELQYATGYFHFGAETPIRLAARLAELAPGDLNRVYFTLGGSDAVDTTIRFIRYYFNALGKPEKKQFITLEQGYHGSSSTGSGLTALPLFHAGFDVPLAWQHRIPSPYPYRNPVGSDGTTIIAASLAALKAKVAELGGPEKVAAFYCEPIQGSGGVIAPPDGWVKAMRDLCAELDILFVADEVITGFGRTGPIFACEHEGIVPDLMTMAKGLTSGYLPMGAVMMRESIYSVIADASARSGMAVGHGFTYSGHPVSAAAGLAAIALYTEGGLMEQGRQSGEALIAGLKALEDHPLVGEARGRGMLAALEIVSNKNTKAKFDPSVKVGEKLFETAYANGLIIRAFADGTLGFAPPLCCTQDDIALLLERTRKTLDDLLAVSEIRKAAA; encoded by the coding sequence ATGCTCAGCAACTCTCTTGTCGAACTCGATCGTCAGCATCTCATCCACCCTGTCGCGCCCTACCGGGTGCATGAGGCGCGAGGCGTAACCGTCATTGCGTCCGGCGAAGGCGCCTACGTGCGTGATGCCGCCGGCAACCGCCTGCTCGACGGCTTCGCCGGCCTATGGTGCGTCAATGCCGGCTATGGCCAGCCCACCATCATCGAGGCCATCAACCGCCAGCTCCAGGAGCTCCAATACGCAACTGGCTACTTCCACTTCGGCGCGGAAACTCCGATCCGGCTTGCCGCGCGGCTGGCGGAGTTGGCACCGGGTGATCTCAACCGCGTGTATTTCACTCTTGGCGGATCAGACGCCGTTGACACGACGATCCGCTTCATCCGCTACTACTTCAACGCACTGGGCAAGCCGGAGAAGAAGCAGTTCATCACCCTTGAGCAGGGCTACCACGGCTCATCATCGACCGGCTCCGGACTGACCGCGCTCCCGCTGTTCCACGCCGGCTTCGACGTTCCGCTCGCTTGGCAGCACCGCATCCCTTCGCCGTATCCCTACCGCAATCCGGTTGGAAGCGACGGCACCACCATCATCGCGGCGTCACTGGCGGCGCTCAAGGCGAAGGTCGCCGAGCTCGGAGGCCCCGAGAAGGTGGCCGCCTTCTACTGCGAGCCGATCCAAGGCTCGGGCGGGGTGATCGCTCCGCCCGACGGGTGGGTCAAGGCCATGCGCGATCTTTGCGCCGAGCTCGACATCCTCTTCGTTGCCGACGAGGTGATCACCGGCTTCGGACGCACCGGCCCCATCTTCGCGTGCGAGCACGAGGGCATCGTGCCGGATCTGATGACCATGGCCAAGGGTCTCACCTCAGGCTATTTGCCCATGGGTGCCGTGATGATGCGGGAGTCCATCTATTCGGTCATTGCGGATGCTTCGGCCCGCAGCGGCATGGCGGTCGGCCACGGATTTACCTATTCCGGCCACCCGGTGAGCGCGGCAGCTGGGCTCGCGGCGATCGCGCTCTACACGGAAGGTGGGTTGATGGAGCAGGGCCGCCAGTCGGGAGAAGCGCTGATTGCCGGGTTGAAGGCTCTTGAGGACCACCCGCTTGTGGGCGAGGCCAGGGGGCGCGGCATGCTTGCGGCACTGGAAATCGTCAGCAACAAGAACACGAAGGCCAAGTTCGATCCTTCTGTCAAAGTTGGCGAGAAGCTGTTCGAAACAGCCTATGCCAACGGTCTGATCATTCGCGCCTTCGCCGACGGCACCCTGGGCTTTGCGCCTCCGCTCTGCTGCACGCAGGATGATATCGCTCTGCTCCTGGAGCGGACGAGAAAGACGTTGGATGACCTCCTTGCCGTCAGCGAGATCCGCAAGGCGGCAGCCTGA
- a CDS encoding Lrp/AsnC family transcriptional regulator yields MPPSHGLDRIDIKILAELQKNGRITNVELAEAVNLSPSPCLMRVKRLQQAGFITGYHAHLNLAKLGDTLMVFTEVTLKDHRHTDFSTFEAAIQRVDEIVECHLVSGGYDYLLKFITRGVGHYQEIVERLLEMNIGIEKYFSYVVIKSPFIKQYYPLTSLYSADG; encoded by the coding sequence ATGCCTCCGTCGCATGGTCTCGACCGTATCGATATCAAGATCTTGGCGGAGCTGCAGAAAAACGGGCGAATTACCAACGTCGAACTCGCCGAAGCTGTAAACCTTTCGCCGAGCCCGTGCCTCATGCGGGTGAAGCGGCTGCAGCAAGCGGGCTTCATCACCGGCTATCACGCCCACCTCAACCTTGCGAAGCTCGGCGACACGCTGATGGTCTTCACGGAGGTCACGCTTAAGGACCACCGGCATACCGACTTCAGCACCTTCGAGGCGGCCATTCAACGCGTCGATGAGATCGTTGAATGTCATCTTGTGAGCGGAGGCTACGACTACTTGTTGAAATTCATCACCCGTGGTGTGGGGCACTATCAGGAGATCGTCGAGCGGCTTCTGGAGATGAATATCGGCATCGAGAAGTACTTCAGCTATGTTGTCATCAAGTCACCCTTCATCAAGCAGTACTACCCGCTGACATCGCTCTACAGCGCCGACGGATGA
- the argE gene encoding acetylornithine deacetylase: MNAKEILAQLVAIPSVVGTPNGAIVDFIRRWLGERNVSSTIIAGPEGDRFNLFATIGDPSVAGGYVLSGHTDVVPAQEATWTGDPFALKQEGERLIGRGAVDMKGFVSCMLAAVPRFLEKRLDKPLHLAFSYDEEAGCRGMPHLIERLPSLCAPPAGCIVGEPTSMRAVLRHKGKMAARLSITGRSGHSSRPELGLNAIHGMADIIACIRDEATRHTKDGPFNPMFEPSCSTLQAGVISGGSAVNIIPADCTLDMEIRAIPGVDPMSLFGPVERTAKRLVAEGGYEVETTILSNYPGLDLRDDDPLVELAESISGKPNAGAVSFGTEAGLYQQAGIPAVVCGPGDIARAHRANEFILESELAECQAVLERLAERLC; this comes from the coding sequence ATGAATGCAAAAGAAATACTCGCGCAGCTTGTCGCCATTCCGTCGGTCGTCGGAACCCCAAACGGCGCGATCGTGGACTTCATTCGCCGTTGGCTCGGAGAGCGCAATGTCTCATCCACCATCATCGCCGGTCCGGAGGGCGATCGCTTCAATCTTTTTGCCACGATAGGCGATCCTTCTGTTGCTGGCGGCTATGTCCTTTCGGGGCACACGGATGTGGTACCCGCACAGGAAGCCACGTGGACGGGCGATCCGTTTGCCCTCAAACAAGAAGGCGAGCGGCTGATCGGACGAGGGGCCGTGGACATGAAGGGCTTTGTGTCCTGCATGCTGGCTGCCGTGCCCAGATTTTTGGAAAAGCGCCTGGATAAGCCGCTCCATCTTGCATTCTCCTATGATGAGGAAGCGGGGTGCCGCGGCATGCCGCACCTGATTGAGCGGCTGCCTTCGCTGTGCGCCCCACCGGCTGGATGCATCGTCGGCGAGCCCACGAGCATGCGAGCCGTGCTGCGGCACAAGGGCAAAATGGCGGCGCGCCTGTCCATCACCGGACGATCCGGGCACTCGTCCAGGCCTGAGCTTGGACTGAATGCGATTCACGGGATGGCCGACATCATTGCCTGCATCCGAGACGAAGCCACACGGCACACAAAGGACGGTCCGTTCAACCCTATGTTTGAGCCTTCATGCTCGACACTTCAGGCGGGGGTTATTTCCGGCGGCTCTGCGGTGAACATCATCCCTGCGGATTGCACGTTGGACATGGAGATTCGGGCGATCCCAGGTGTCGATCCGATGTCTTTGTTTGGGCCTGTCGAGCGAACGGCCAAGCGTTTGGTCGCCGAGGGGGGCTACGAGGTCGAGACAACGATCCTGTCGAACTACCCGGGCCTCGATCTGCGCGACGATGATCCGCTCGTCGAATTGGCGGAGAGCATCAGCGGTAAGCCCAATGCGGGAGCCGTCAGCTTCGGGACGGAGGCTGGACTTTACCAGCAGGCTGGCATCCCAGCGGTCGTTTGTGGTCCTGGTGATATTGCCAGGGCACACCGGGCCAACGAATTTATCCTGGAAAGCGAGTTGGCCGAGTGTCAGGCGGTTCTCGAGAGGCTGGCAGAACGCCTATGTTGA